A single window of Pseudarthrobacter psychrotolerans DNA harbors:
- the ccsB gene encoding c-type cytochrome biogenesis protein CcsB yields MPFAINETMGQYSELFMLLAAGTYTVAFIAFAWDLAKSSKALRAVDLKAAEAAGTKVPAMAGAGSAAAADRGAADSVAVDRVDSHLAGPVGRAERPSSSVAKRVGDASGAGQTADADMRYAAERRVPARVAVALTVLGVLIHAAGVITRAIGSGRVPWGNMYEFLTTGAFVAVAVFLVVLIRRDLRFLGTFVVGLAIIMLVAASVAFWTPVGHLVPALQSYWLIIHVSIAVMSSALFTLTFAMSALQLVQSHRQKTVAAGGADKLGFMRLVPSALSLENLSYRINAIAFIGWTFTLMFGAIWAEKAWGRFWGWDTKEVWTFVIWVVYAGYLHARATRGWTGTRAAWLSIVGYLCVVFNFTIVNQFFNGLHSYSGL; encoded by the coding sequence ATGCCGTTCGCCATCAATGAAACCATGGGCCAGTACAGCGAGCTGTTTATGCTGCTCGCCGCCGGCACGTACACCGTGGCGTTCATCGCCTTTGCCTGGGACCTCGCGAAGAGCAGCAAGGCGCTGCGCGCCGTTGACCTGAAGGCAGCCGAGGCTGCCGGGACCAAGGTGCCCGCAATGGCCGGCGCTGGATCAGCCGCGGCAGCGGACAGGGGAGCAGCGGACAGCGTGGCAGTGGACAGGGTGGACTCGCACCTGGCCGGACCGGTGGGACGGGCCGAGCGGCCGTCATCGTCCGTTGCCAAGCGGGTCGGCGACGCTTCCGGGGCCGGGCAGACCGCCGACGCCGATATGCGCTACGCCGCGGAACGCCGCGTTCCGGCGCGCGTCGCTGTTGCCCTCACTGTTCTCGGCGTGCTGATCCACGCCGCCGGCGTCATCACGCGCGCCATCGGGTCCGGGCGGGTGCCGTGGGGCAACATGTACGAGTTCCTGACTACCGGCGCTTTTGTGGCCGTGGCCGTGTTCCTGGTGGTGCTGATCCGGCGCGACCTGCGGTTCCTCGGCACGTTTGTGGTGGGCCTGGCCATTATCATGCTGGTGGCCGCCTCCGTGGCCTTCTGGACTCCGGTGGGCCACCTGGTTCCGGCGCTGCAGAGCTACTGGCTGATCATCCACGTGTCCATCGCCGTGATGTCCTCCGCCCTCTTCACCCTCACGTTCGCCATGTCCGCCCTGCAGCTGGTCCAGTCCCACCGGCAAAAGACGGTGGCTGCCGGCGGTGCCGACAAGCTTGGTTTTATGCGCCTGGTTCCCTCGGCGCTGAGCCTGGAAAACCTGTCCTACCGGATCAACGCCATCGCCTTCATCGGCTGGACGTTCACTCTCATGTTCGGAGCCATCTGGGCCGAAAAGGCCTGGGGCCGGTTCTGGGGCTGGGACACCAAGGAAGTCTGGACATTCGTGATCTGGGTGGTTTACGCAGGCTACCTGCACGCCCGCGCCACCCGTGGCTGGACCGGCACCCGGGCCGCCTGGCTGTCGATCGTGGGCTACCTGTGCGTTGTCTTCAACTTCACCATCGTGAACCAGTTCTTTAATGGCCTGCATTCCTACTCGGGGCTCTGA
- a CDS encoding cytochrome c biogenesis protein CcdA: protein MNSPFAETILNGSLLLAIPVALLAGLVSFLSPCVLPLVPGYLGYVTGLSGVDLEKQKRGRMLAGIGLFVLGFSVIFVLLGGAFGQLGTLITGSQNAWITQLLGVLVILMGVVFMGGFGWLQRDAKIHAKPPAGLWGAPLLGLTFGLGWAPCIGPTYSAVQLLSLSGGSSAAKGAFLAFVYSLGLGIPFLLIALAVRRGMGVMSFFRTHRLAIQRIGGGILVVLGLLMASGVWGAWVTELQYWFQTDVKLPI from the coding sequence GTGAACAGCCCCTTCGCCGAAACCATCCTGAACGGCTCGCTCCTGCTTGCCATCCCGGTGGCGCTGCTCGCCGGTCTGGTGTCCTTCCTGTCGCCGTGCGTGCTGCCCCTGGTGCCCGGCTACCTGGGCTACGTCACCGGCCTGAGCGGCGTGGACCTGGAGAAGCAGAAGCGCGGCCGGATGCTCGCGGGCATCGGGCTTTTTGTGCTGGGGTTCTCCGTGATTTTTGTCCTGCTGGGCGGCGCGTTCGGCCAACTGGGCACCTTGATCACCGGCTCGCAGAATGCCTGGATCACCCAACTGCTGGGGGTCCTGGTCATCCTCATGGGCGTGGTGTTTATGGGCGGTTTCGGCTGGCTGCAGCGTGACGCGAAGATCCACGCCAAGCCACCGGCCGGCCTGTGGGGCGCGCCGTTGCTGGGCCTCACGTTCGGCCTGGGCTGGGCCCCGTGCATCGGCCCCACCTACTCCGCCGTCCAGCTCCTGAGCCTGTCCGGCGGTTCCTCCGCCGCCAAAGGTGCCTTCCTGGCATTTGTCTACAGCCTGGGCCTGGGCATCCCGTTCCTGCTGATCGCCCTGGCGGTCCGGCGCGGCATGGGCGTGATGTCCTTCTTCCGCACGCACCGCCTGGCCATCCAGCGGATCGGCGGCGGGATCCTGGTGGTGCTGGGCCTGCTGATGGCCAGCGGCGTCTGGGGCGCCTGGGTCACCGAATTGCAGTACTGGTTCCAAACCGATGTGAAATTGCCGATCTGA
- a CDS encoding cytochrome c biogenesis protein ResB, with the protein MSERVKANKKSPAPVAAAKTEAALPVLGPVEMLRWAWTQLTSMRTALFLLLLLAVAAVPGSLFPQRPANPSIVTQYIKANQDYGKLLDTLQLYDVYSSAWFSAIYILLFISLIGCVVPRAIAHYKAMRSQPPRTPKRLSRLPEYGTLVVPADAGLPASDAIRSAAGVLKKRGYRVEVRDDDGARPSLGAERGFAKEVGNLVFHTSLIGVLVSVAVGGLFGYSGQRILVEGDTFVNTLVGYDQFTPGTNFQSSQLQPYSIQLDKFDVLFDRESPGKIGQPIDFNAEVTTRETPDSPAKQEVLKVNDPVTLGGTSIYLTGNGYAPVVTIRDGAGNVAMQGPVVAKLQGDNYYSSLVIKVPDARPEQLGFVGFFLPTAFVTDAGVSFSGDPDLFNPRLTLNSYFGDLGLDAGSPQNVFELDVTDLTPLNARNLDAGGITLAPGSTYTLPDGKGSISFDSVKRYVGVDIHHNPGQLYVLIFALLAVGGLIVSLYVNRRRVWVRTGTHEDGRTMVEYGLLARGEDHRLAAEAAVIRKLLSEEWQLEDSDSGDSAGDSDSTGTQQTPSRQGDNGAVSLTSPAGPTGPKKDQ; encoded by the coding sequence ATGAGCGAGCGCGTGAAAGCAAACAAAAAGTCCCCGGCCCCCGTTGCCGCCGCCAAAACCGAGGCGGCGCTGCCCGTCCTGGGGCCGGTGGAGATGCTGCGTTGGGCCTGGACCCAGCTGACCAGCATGCGCACGGCGCTGTTCCTGCTGCTGCTCCTGGCCGTTGCCGCGGTGCCCGGTTCGCTGTTCCCGCAGCGTCCGGCCAACCCGTCCATCGTGACGCAGTACATCAAGGCCAACCAGGATTACGGGAAGCTGCTGGACACCCTGCAGCTCTACGACGTCTATTCGTCGGCCTGGTTCTCGGCCATCTATATCCTGCTGTTCATCTCGCTGATCGGCTGCGTAGTCCCGCGCGCCATCGCCCATTACAAGGCCATGCGCTCCCAGCCGCCGCGGACCCCCAAGCGTCTCTCCCGCCTCCCCGAGTACGGCACCCTGGTGGTTCCCGCCGACGCCGGCCTCCCGGCGTCGGACGCCATCCGCAGTGCCGCCGGGGTGCTGAAGAAGCGCGGCTACCGCGTTGAGGTGAGGGACGACGACGGCGCGCGGCCGTCTTTGGGCGCCGAGCGCGGCTTCGCCAAGGAGGTAGGGAACCTGGTGTTCCACACGTCGCTGATCGGCGTGCTGGTGTCCGTGGCCGTGGGCGGCCTGTTCGGCTACAGCGGCCAGCGCATCCTGGTGGAGGGCGACACCTTTGTGAACACCCTGGTGGGCTACGACCAGTTCACCCCCGGCACCAATTTCCAGTCCAGCCAGCTGCAGCCGTACTCCATCCAGCTGGACAAATTCGACGTCTTGTTTGACCGCGAATCACCAGGCAAAATCGGTCAGCCCATCGACTTCAACGCCGAAGTCACCACCCGGGAAACCCCGGACTCGCCCGCCAAGCAGGAAGTCCTGAAGGTCAACGATCCCGTGACCCTGGGCGGCACCAGCATCTACCTCACCGGCAACGGCTACGCGCCCGTGGTGACCATCCGCGACGGCGCCGGCAACGTGGCCATGCAGGGTCCCGTGGTGGCCAAGCTCCAGGGTGACAACTACTACTCGTCCCTGGTGATCAAGGTCCCGGACGCCCGGCCCGAACAGCTGGGCTTCGTGGGGTTCTTCCTGCCCACGGCGTTTGTCACCGACGCGGGGGTGTCCTTCAGCGGCGATCCGGACCTGTTCAACCCGCGGCTGACCCTGAACTCCTACTTCGGGGACCTTGGCCTGGACGCCGGCTCGCCGCAGAATGTCTTTGAACTGGACGTCACTGACCTCACGCCGCTGAACGCCCGCAACCTGGACGCCGGCGGCATCACCCTGGCGCCGGGCAGCACCTACACCTTGCCGGACGGCAAAGGCAGCATCAGCTTTGATAGCGTGAAGCGGTACGTGGGCGTGGACATCCACCACAACCCGGGCCAGCTCTACGTCCTCATTTTCGCGCTCCTGGCCGTGGGTGGCCTGATCGTCTCGCTGTATGTGAACCGGCGCCGCGTCTGGGTGCGGACCGGGACCCACGAGGACGGCCGGACCATGGTGGAGTATGGCCTGCTGGCCCGCGGTGAGGACCATCGGCTGGCCGCGGAGGCGGCGGTCATCAGGAAGCTGCTCTCCGAAGAGTGGCAGCTTGAGGATTCCGATTCCGGCGATTCTGCTGGCGATTCCGATTCCACCGGCACCCAGCAAACTCCCAGCCGCCAGGGCGATAATGGCGCAGTCTCGCTCACCTCCCCAGCTGGCCCCACCGGGCCGAAAAAGGACCAGTAA